A single region of the Vicia villosa cultivar HV-30 ecotype Madison, WI linkage group LG4, Vvil1.0, whole genome shotgun sequence genome encodes:
- the LOC131594780 gene encoding uncharacterized protein LOC131594780 has product MKTLNLCSYPNPMILPRRSSSSTTHNNAVYAIPPSPSLLTQQHPLRFAVLGAGFAGLSVVWHLFKHSPKELNLKIDVYDEVGIGGGASGISGGLLHPYSPKVKPLWEGAQCWKESIKLLSIAEEASLSKDCIIQDMKAFAVNKRGILRPAMDMKNMAKLNDNAKTCFPCCRVETLSNEEAQGLLPGILLPFNTAFFMPQALNINPQHYLEALFRACENLVKDSSCQGSGEKQLSLHKKSVHGLSEFEGEYDAVIICLGAKANTLPEISGRLPLRTCRGVILNMEPPDITRCYPEHGPSILSDAWIAVESSRSLKVGSTWEWKSINSLPDVSIDEASKALHELLPKASTIYPGIKDWVFTGAKAGLRAMPPLTPLGSLPLLGCINDLIGRNHRCKYWLFGGLGSRGLLYHGWLGNLMAHAALSCNEGVIPSELTSWKNINPKF; this is encoded by the exons ATGAAGACTCTAAATTTATGTTCTTACCCTAATCCTATGATTCTACCTCGCCGTTCATCATCTTCCACAACTCACAACAACGCTGTCTATGCTATTCCTCCATCTCCTTCTCTTCTAACTCAACAACACCCTCTCAG GTTCGCCGTCCTCGGTGCCGGTTTCGCCGGCCTTTCTGTGGTCTGGCATTTGTTCAAG CATAGTCCTAAGGAGTTGAACCTAAAAATTGATGTATATGATGAAGTGGGTATTGGGGGTGGTGCTTCTGGAATCTCTGGAGGTCTTCTTCACCCTTATTCCCCAAAAG TTAAGCCTCTCTGGGAGGGTGCTCAGTGTTGGAAAGAAAGCATCAAGCTTTTGAGTATTGCCGAAGAAGCTAGTCTTTCCAAAGACTGCATAATTCAAGACATGAAAGCTTTTGCGGTTAATAAAAG GGGTATCTTACGACCGGCAATGGATATGAAGAACATGGCCAAATTGAATGAT AATGCCAAGACTTGTTTTCCTTGCTGCAGAGTAGAAACGCTTAGTAATGAAGAGGCTCAAGGTCTCTTACCTGGTATATTATTACCATTTAACACAGCTTTCTTTATGCCTCAAGCGCTAAATATCAATCCTCAACACTACCTCGAG GCACTTTTTCGAGCATGTGAGAATTTAGTGAAAGATTCATCTTGTCAAGGCTCTGGGGAGAAGCAGCTCAGTTTACACAAAAAATCTGTCCATGGACTTTCTGAGTTTGAAG GGGAATACGACGCAGTCATCATATGCCTGGGTGCAAAAGCGAACACCCTTCCTGAGATTTCTGGGAGGCTTCCTTTAAGGACATGTAGGGGTGTAATTTTGAACATGGAACCACCTGATATTACGAG GTGTTATCCTGAGCACGGACCTTCCATATTATCAGATGCATGGATAGCCGTTGAGAGCTCTCGGAGTCTAAAAGTGGGCTCAACTTGGGAGTGGAAATCTATAAATTCATTACCGGATGTTTCAATTGACGAAGCTTCAAAAGCTCTTCACGAGCTCTTGCCGAAGGCATCTACTATATATCCTGGAATAAAGGATTGGGTTTTCACTGGAGCAAAAGCTGGTCTGAGGGCAATGCCTCCACTCACTCCCCTAGGATCGCTTCCACTTTTGGGTTGTATTAATGATTTGATAGGCAGAAATCATAGATGTAAGTATTGGTTATTTGGAGGGTTAGGTTCAAGAGGATTGTTATACCATGGTTGGCTAGGTAATTTGATGGCACATGCCGCACTTTCCTGTAATGAAGGAGTAATTCCATCTGAGTTGACTTCTTGGAAAAACATTAACCCCAAATTTTAG